The following are from one region of the Myxococcales bacterium genome:
- the rsmH gene encoding 16S rRNA (cytosine(1402)-N(4))-methyltransferase RsmH, whose amino-acid sequence MTQQVRHTPVLLAEVMHWLAPRPGGVYCDATVGFGGHAEQILARSAPDGRLIGLDRDPAALAHARERLAPFGDRVSFVHAPFSDLPQALAGLGVTQLDGCLADLGVSSVQLDEAHRGFSFRREGPLDMRMDPTRGESAADLLARLDEDALATLIRDLGEERYARGVARSILRAQDAGELSGTVALAAAVARGMPRREHHKDPATRTFQALRMAVNDELGQLENFLRGAPPRLAEGGRLVVITFHSLEDRMVKRRFKALADATVRAAEEPALRILTKKVVVAEEEERLANPRSRSAKLRAAERVTA is encoded by the coding sequence ATGACGCAGCAGGTTAGGCACACCCCCGTCCTCTTGGCGGAGGTGATGCATTGGCTTGCGCCTCGTCCGGGGGGGGTTTATTGCGACGCCACGGTGGGGTTCGGGGGGCACGCCGAGCAGATCCTGGCCCGCAGCGCGCCCGACGGTCGCCTCATCGGGCTCGACCGGGACCCGGCGGCGTTGGCCCATGCCCGGGAGCGGCTGGCCCCGTTCGGCGATCGGGTGTCTTTCGTGCATGCGCCGTTTTCGGATCTGCCGCAGGCGCTGGCGGGGCTGGGTGTGACGCAGCTCGACGGCTGTTTGGCGGATCTGGGGGTCTCGTCGGTACAGCTCGACGAAGCACACCGGGGGTTTTCCTTTCGGCGCGAGGGGCCGCTCGACATGCGGATGGATCCCACGCGGGGTGAATCGGCGGCCGATTTGCTGGCCCGTCTCGATGAGGACGCGCTGGCCACCTTGATTCGGGATTTGGGGGAAGAGCGCTACGCCCGCGGGGTGGCGCGCTCGATCTTGCGGGCGCAGGACGCGGGGGAACTTTCAGGTACCGTGGCGCTGGCGGCGGCGGTGGCGCGGGGCATGCCCCGGCGGGAACACCACAAGGACCCGGCCACCCGGACTTTTCAGGCGCTGCGCATGGCCGTCAACGACGAGCTGGGGCAGCTGGAAAACTTTTTGCGGGGGGCGCCGCCGCGGCTCGCTGAGGGGGGGCGGCTGGTGGTGATCACCTTTCATTCGCTCGAAGACCGGATGGTCAAGCGGCGCTTCAAGGCGCTGGCGGATGCCACCGTGCGGGCGGCCGAGGAGCCGGCTTTACGTATCTTGACCAAGAAGGTGGTGGTGGCCGAGGAGGAGGAGCGCCTGGCCAACCCGCGCTCGCGTTCGGCCAAGCTGCGGGCGGCCGAGAGGGTGACGGCGTGA
- a CDS encoding Fic family protein produces MDAKLFELDTKMEALRGQMASFPDNIVRDYQERLDVSWIFHESALEGVVLSYSELKAAIDHRIISDVSLIPMYEDVKNLKLASDHLRELLASKKPPEPSLDLVRKLYLMLTPDGGAGAPFRKENPLHRQYYHEIAQPDKIAARMKKYGEWLASPDYTELHPLARAARAQQTLLQIYPWTKNTGRVGRLLGNYVLLKAGYLPAVIHSIERQRYYDALRHENDGLLQLLVESMENSIETSAKFFQEIQVLAVRRAS; encoded by the coding sequence ATGGACGCGAAATTGTTCGAGCTCGACACCAAGATGGAGGCGCTTCGGGGGCAGATGGCGAGCTTTCCGGACAACATCGTGCGCGATTATCAAGAGCGCCTGGATGTCTCCTGGATCTTCCACGAATCGGCGCTCGAGGGGGTGGTGCTGTCCTATTCGGAACTCAAGGCCGCCATCGACCACCGCATCATCAGCGACGTGTCGCTGATCCCGATGTACGAGGACGTCAAAAACCTCAAGCTCGCCTCGGATCACCTACGTGAGCTACTCGCCAGCAAAAAGCCACCCGAGCCCAGCCTCGATTTGGTGCGCAAGCTCTACCTGATGCTCACCCCCGACGGCGGGGCCGGCGCTCCGTTTCGCAAGGAAAACCCCTTGCATCGGCAGTACTATCACGAGATCGCACAGCCCGATAAGATCGCCGCCCGCATGAAGAAGTACGGCGAGTGGCTGGCCTCGCCCGACTACACGGAGCTGCACCCTCTCGCCCGCGCCGCCCGCGCTCAGCAGACCCTGCTCCAGATCTACCCCTGGACCAAAAACACGGGCCGGGTGGGCCGCTTGCTCGGCAACTACGTGCTGCTCAAAGCCGGCTACCTGCCCGCCGTCATCCACAGCATCGAGCGGCAACGCTACTACGATGCCCTCCGTCACGAAAACGACGGCCTCCTGCAGCTCTTGGTCGAGTCGATGGAAAACAGCATCGAAACCTCCGCCAAGTTCTTCCAGGAAATTCAGGTCCTGGCCGTCCGCCGCGCCAGCTGA
- a CDS encoding DUF2304 family protein, with the protein MLVQIVFVPVLLAALMVTWRRAIQRVIKLSEAFVWTLIWGGAAVTISLPGVSSTLARIAGVGRGVDFIVYASVAVLYLLVFRLFVEHVRVERQLTLIVRREALRDLPQANDRSQHVA; encoded by the coding sequence ATGCTCGTCCAAATCGTCTTCGTCCCTGTGCTCCTCGCTGCGCTGATGGTAACCTGGCGGCGGGCGATCCAGCGGGTCATCAAGCTGTCGGAGGCCTTCGTCTGGACGCTCATCTGGGGCGGCGCCGCGGTCACGATCTCCCTGCCCGGAGTGTCTTCGACGCTGGCTCGCATTGCGGGCGTCGGCCGTGGGGTCGACTTCATCGTCTACGCATCGGTCGCTGTACTTTATCTGCTGGTGTTTCGGCTTTTCGTCGAACACGTGAGGGTGGAACGGCAACTCACGCTGATCGTTCGCCGCGAAGCTCTCCGCGACCTGCCTCAGGCAAACGATCGCTCTCAGCACGTGGCTTGA
- a CDS encoding class I SAM-dependent methyltransferase, whose translation MRPAYCSDWDLVVRWQSPEDRGRLLDVGCGNGDVLQTLSQLGWTVEGTDVDSSSVAFARSRGLTVHHGDLSTLELKEASFDVVSMSHVIEHVHHPDQLVERARRLLKPGGKLVIVTPNVRGALFKKHRANWLHLDPPRHLILFSAPSLRHLVESFGFRNIEVRSSVRAFSYLEHASSQIGEWGRSDWHSRPKSLVSRARTGLAERLVAFKKACGTAEGDELVLTATL comes from the coding sequence ATGCGTCCAGCCTACTGCTCTGATTGGGATCTCGTCGTCAGATGGCAGTCTCCTGAAGATCGAGGCAGGCTTCTTGACGTTGGATGCGGAAACGGAGATGTACTGCAGACGCTTTCGCAGCTCGGCTGGACTGTCGAGGGAACGGATGTGGATTCGTCGTCCGTCGCCTTCGCCCGCTCTCGTGGGCTGACAGTTCATCATGGCGATCTCTCGACTCTCGAATTGAAAGAAGCGAGTTTCGATGTCGTCAGTATGAGCCACGTGATCGAGCACGTCCATCATCCCGACCAACTCGTCGAACGAGCGCGGCGTCTATTGAAGCCTGGGGGCAAACTCGTGATCGTGACTCCCAATGTCCGTGGTGCCCTCTTCAAAAAGCACAGAGCGAACTGGTTGCACCTGGATCCTCCTCGTCATCTCATCCTTTTTTCAGCGCCGTCTCTTAGGCATTTGGTTGAGTCGTTTGGATTCAGGAACATTGAGGTTCGGTCGTCGGTGCGAGCCTTCTCTTATCTGGAGCATGCGAGCAGCCAGATCGGCGAGTGGGGACGCTCTGACTGGCATAGCCGTCCAAAAAGTCTCGTATCTCGGGCAAGGACCGGTCTCGCTGAGCGTTTGGTGGCATTCAAGAAAGCCTGCGGCACGGCCGAGGGGGACGAGCTGGTCCTCACCGCCACTCTGTAG
- a CDS encoding glycosyltransferase family 2 protein: MKISIALCTYNGARYLEEQLKSYVSQTTHPDELVVVDDVSKDETLEVLNRFASNAPFEIRVHRNERNVGVAANFEKALGLCRGEVIFPSDQDDVWHPEKITKMLVPFRRPEVQLVACNAELVDGALASLGRDLWGAVNFGFAEVSRVRAGEAFEVLVERNFVAGMAMAVRAGFLPKAVPVPQTWIHDGWMAMAAAVEDAVEVVPECLVRYRLHGGNVVGVKALTFLEKVKHAWTLDNSLLLEHSSQMDCVLSRFSGRLSKHRLNSLSEKVRHYRARGTLPDSRRKRLPIIAEELRSGRYRRFSFNYLAALRDLLR, translated from the coding sequence ATGAAGATCTCGATAGCACTCTGCACGTACAACGGCGCGAGGTATCTCGAGGAGCAACTCAAGAGCTACGTCTCGCAAACAACTCACCCTGACGAACTCGTGGTCGTTGATGATGTTTCCAAAGACGAGACTTTGGAAGTCTTGAATCGGTTCGCCTCTAATGCCCCGTTCGAGATCAGAGTCCACCGTAACGAGCGCAACGTTGGAGTTGCTGCCAACTTCGAGAAGGCCTTGGGCCTGTGTCGAGGCGAGGTCATCTTCCCTTCAGACCAGGACGATGTATGGCACCCCGAGAAAATCACCAAGATGCTCGTGCCGTTTCGCAGGCCGGAGGTTCAACTCGTCGCCTGCAACGCAGAGCTCGTTGATGGCGCACTCGCCTCACTCGGGCGTGACCTTTGGGGCGCCGTAAACTTTGGCTTTGCCGAGGTCTCGCGTGTCCGTGCGGGAGAGGCCTTCGAGGTGCTTGTCGAGCGAAACTTTGTGGCTGGTATGGCCATGGCAGTTCGCGCAGGTTTTCTGCCCAAGGCCGTTCCGGTCCCCCAGACCTGGATTCACGATGGGTGGATGGCAATGGCAGCCGCCGTCGAAGACGCCGTCGAAGTAGTACCCGAGTGTCTGGTCCGCTATCGCTTGCACGGGGGCAATGTCGTGGGGGTCAAGGCACTCACCTTCCTTGAGAAGGTGAAACATGCCTGGACTCTCGACAATTCACTTCTGCTGGAGCACTCGTCACAGATGGATTGTGTTCTAAGCAGATTTTCTGGGCGACTCTCCAAGCATCGCCTGAATTCATTGTCGGAGAAGGTGCGTCACTACAGGGCCAGAGGCACTTTGCCCGATTCACGCCGGAAGCGCCTGCCGATCATTGCCGAAGAGCTGAGAAGCGGTCGCTATCGCAGATTCTCATTCAACTATCTTGCCGCTCTCCGCGACCTGTTGCGATAG
- a CDS encoding glycosyltransferase family 2 protein has product MRTVAIIPGYNEGRRITDTVRAVRPHVDEILVIDDGSIDDTAEQAREAGAIVARHCVNRGQGAALRTGMEGALALGADILVQLDADGQHDPSFIPQMVAPILSGKADVTFGSRFMGVEAEGITRGRRLLLHGARTFNAFAVGVPTHLTDPQSGYRAFSAAAARHIDFKQDRMAHCSEILRIVTRSKDLRWCEVPVRVRYTRDSMRKGQKPWDAARIAWQLFVGAFTK; this is encoded by the coding sequence GTGAGAACCGTCGCGATCATCCCAGGCTACAACGAAGGCAGGCGCATTACTGACACCGTGCGCGCCGTCAGGCCTCACGTCGATGAGATCTTGGTGATCGATGATGGCTCCATCGACGACACAGCCGAGCAAGCTCGCGAAGCCGGAGCCATAGTGGCGAGGCACTGTGTGAACCGCGGACAAGGCGCCGCGCTTCGTACCGGCATGGAGGGCGCCCTCGCCCTCGGGGCCGACATTTTGGTGCAGCTGGACGCCGACGGACAACACGACCCCAGCTTCATCCCCCAGATGGTCGCGCCGATCTTGTCCGGAAAGGCTGACGTCACCTTCGGCTCGCGCTTCATGGGCGTTGAGGCAGAAGGCATCACCCGTGGCCGCCGCCTTCTGCTTCATGGCGCACGGACGTTCAACGCCTTTGCGGTAGGCGTTCCTACGCACCTGACAGATCCCCAGTCGGGCTATCGGGCCTTCTCCGCAGCCGCGGCCCGCCACATCGACTTCAAGCAGGACCGAATGGCTCACTGTTCAGAGATTCTGCGCATCGTTACTCGCTCGAAGGACCTCCGTTGGTGCGAGGTTCCCGTGCGCGTGCGGTACACACGCGATTCGATGCGCAAGGGGCAAAAGCCGTGGGATGCCGCCCGAATTGCATGGCAGCTTTTCGTTGGCGCCTTCACGAAGTAG
- a CDS encoding cell division protein FtsL, with protein sequence MSGRPERTVPPRPERTVPPRPERTVPPRPEPTGGRQKPGSTLLRAPVSEADARRRRPGTGVAFLVLLGLTLGALGHVAVHIKHLEVALALGEARRERAELEERRRNLVLEIGVLKDPTRVMEVAREKLGMGTPSAADIIPARELRARLAARRVDATTTATPETQPPPAAPQDESPEENL encoded by the coding sequence GTGAGCGGGAGGCCTGAGCGCACGGTACCGCCGCGGCCCGAGCGTACGGTACCGCCGCGGCCTGAGCGCACGGTGCCGCCGCGGCCTGAGCCCACGGGCGGGCGGCAGAAGCCCGGGTCGACGCTCTTGCGTGCGCCGGTGAGTGAAGCCGATGCCCGCCGGCGCCGGCCCGGGACCGGCGTGGCCTTCCTGGTGCTGCTGGGGCTGACGCTGGGGGCGCTGGGGCATGTGGCGGTGCACATCAAGCACCTGGAAGTGGCGCTGGCGTTGGGCGAGGCACGCCGGGAGCGCGCGGAGCTCGAGGAACGGCGCCGCAACTTGGTGCTGGAGATCGGCGTGCTCAAAGATCCCACGCGGGTCATGGAGGTGGCCCGCGAGAAGTTGGGTATGGGCACGCCGTCCGCGGCGGACATCATTCCGGCGAGGGAGCTGCGGGCACGCTTGGCGGCGCGTAGGGTGGACGCGACGACCACCGCAACGCCCGAGACGCAGCCGCCCCCTGCCGCCCCCCAGGACGAATCGCCGGAGGAGAACCTCTGA
- a CDS encoding transpeptidase family protein: protein MLGRWTRARIALFGLLFAVMGVWVVRRAWSLQLEQSDKLKEFADRNYLKAIQIPPARGRILDRNGKELAATARVESVFGNPRVLAHSKGAAARLATALQLDAREVRKKLASRRYFTWLKRRVTPEEAAAVRALQLPGVDFRPEPRRFYPLRSLGATVIGHAGSDGRGLEGVELAYETYLRGKAATFQGVKDALGRELLVDGALDTSEVVGQDVVLSLDAYLTLVTETALGKAVEVHAARAAMAVVMDVPTGEILALASLPTFDPNNPAGASERGARNRVITDAFEPGSTMKTFTFAAALDARKIRPDELFDCENGRMKVGKYTIRDTHPLSVVPASEVYQQSSNIGTVKIARRIGKERLSEVLRGFGFGQRSGIGLPGERQGIVRPVERWGEIGFANVAFGQGLTATPLQITAGFAAVAAGGVWRAPRLGLRVVDSEGRAVPLGPPPATRRVVSAEAAKQLLEIMAGVPTPLGTARLAAVPGYRVAGKTGTAQKVSNGRYDPDKWLASFVGIVPVDEPKLVISVFVDEPHPTHLGGKVAAPVFREIAEAALKYLNVPPSHPEEVEHMPAPALVAVADEPTVEEGFGSDAYVLSDEEFFPLDPERPEEEQDVMVSVPNFTGQSLAQALAHAESLGLELLPSGSGVAFEQTITPLRQVPRGTTLRVSFRPGGG from the coding sequence ATGCTCGGCCGCTGGACCCGCGCGCGGATCGCGCTTTTCGGGCTGCTCTTTGCGGTGATGGGCGTGTGGGTGGTGCGCCGGGCGTGGAGCCTTCAGCTCGAGCAATCGGACAAGCTGAAAGAGTTCGCGGATCGGAACTATCTCAAGGCGATCCAAATCCCGCCGGCGCGGGGTCGCATCCTGGACCGCAACGGCAAAGAGCTGGCCGCCACGGCGCGGGTGGAATCGGTGTTCGGCAACCCGCGGGTGCTCGCGCACAGCAAGGGTGCCGCCGCACGCCTCGCGACGGCTCTGCAGCTCGACGCGCGGGAGGTGCGCAAGAAGCTGGCCTCGCGCCGCTACTTCACGTGGCTCAAGCGCCGGGTCACGCCCGAAGAAGCGGCCGCCGTGCGCGCCCTCCAGCTGCCGGGGGTGGACTTTCGGCCGGAGCCGCGGCGCTTTTACCCTTTGCGCAGCCTGGGTGCGACGGTGATCGGCCACGCGGGCTCCGACGGGCGGGGGCTCGAGGGCGTGGAGCTCGCGTACGAAACCTACTTGCGGGGCAAGGCCGCGACGTTTCAGGGCGTCAAGGACGCGCTCGGGCGCGAGCTCCTGGTGGATGGCGCCCTCGATACCTCGGAGGTGGTGGGGCAGGACGTGGTGCTGAGCTTGGATGCCTATCTCACGCTGGTGACGGAGACGGCGCTCGGCAAGGCGGTGGAGGTGCACGCGGCGCGGGCGGCGATGGCCGTGGTGATGGACGTGCCCACGGGGGAGATCTTGGCGCTCGCGTCGCTGCCCACCTTCGACCCGAACAACCCGGCCGGCGCTTCGGAAAGAGGGGCCCGCAACCGCGTCATCACGGATGCGTTCGAGCCGGGCTCGACGATGAAGACCTTCACGTTCGCCGCGGCGCTCGACGCCCGGAAGATCCGCCCCGACGAGCTCTTCGATTGTGAGAACGGCCGCATGAAAGTGGGCAAGTACACCATCCGGGACACGCACCCCTTGAGCGTGGTGCCCGCGTCCGAGGTGTACCAGCAGTCGAGCAACATCGGCACGGTGAAGATCGCGCGGCGGATCGGCAAAGAGCGCCTGAGCGAGGTGCTCCGCGGGTTTGGCTTCGGCCAGCGTTCGGGGATCGGCTTGCCCGGTGAGCGCCAGGGCATCGTGAGGCCGGTCGAGCGGTGGGGCGAGATTGGCTTCGCCAACGTGGCGTTTGGACAGGGGCTCACGGCCACGCCGCTTCAGATCACGGCCGGGTTCGCCGCGGTGGCCGCCGGTGGGGTCTGGAGGGCCCCGCGGCTGGGCTTGCGGGTGGTGGACTCGGAGGGGCGTGCGGTGCCGCTCGGGCCACCGCCTGCGACGAGGCGTGTGGTCTCGGCGGAGGCGGCGAAGCAGCTCTTGGAGATCATGGCGGGCGTGCCCACGCCTCTCGGTACAGCGCGGTTGGCGGCTGTGCCCGGGTACCGGGTGGCGGGCAAAACGGGGACCGCTCAGAAGGTCTCGAACGGACGGTACGACCCCGACAAGTGGTTGGCTTCTTTCGTGGGCATCGTACCCGTCGACGAACCGAAGTTGGTGATCTCCGTGTTTGTCGATGAGCCCCATCCCACGCATCTCGGTGGTAAGGTAGCGGCGCCGGTGTTTCGCGAGATCGCGGAAGCCGCACTCAAGTACCTGAACGTGCCGCCCAGCCATCCCGAAGAAGTGGAACACATGCCGGCGCCGGCGCTCGTGGCAGTGGCTGACGAACCCACTGTTGAAGAGGGCTTCGGCAGCGATGCCTACGTGCTGTCGGACGAAGAATTTTTCCCGCTCGATCCCGAGCGCCCCGAAGAGGAACAAGACGTGATGGTTTCGGTTCCGAACTTCACCGGACAAAGTTTGGCTCAGGCCTTGGCGCATGCCGAAAGCCTGGGGCTCGAGCTCCTGCCCTCGGGCTCGGGCGTGGCCTTCGAGCAAACCATCACGCCCCTGCGGCAGGTGCCGCGCGGCACGACCTTGCGCGTGTCCTTTCGCCCCGGAGGAGGCTAG
- a CDS encoding class I SAM-dependent methyltransferase, whose product MRRIGAALIDSGAYLMGEKDDSIPPTRLHFVGHGSFTAIGYEFLRYFTEFAGLKPNEDVLDVGCGIGRMAIPLANFLRQGQYRGIDIVPAGIEWCQQNITPKHPNFRFELSDIKNTAYNPDGRYKASEYRFPFDDQSFDFVFLTSVFTHLVPEDAENYLSEISRVLRPGGRLLGTWFLLNSESRQLVAAGRGSRPIVYEFKGKEVMVENPAVPEAAIAFDEELIRGIHAKYQLRLQDDIRFGKWCGREDFVSYQDIIVAHKAP is encoded by the coding sequence ATGCGACGCATAGGGGCCGCTTTGATTGATTCGGGCGCCTATCTGATGGGGGAGAAAGACGACTCGATTCCGCCCACCCGGTTGCACTTCGTCGGACACGGAAGCTTCACGGCGATTGGGTACGAGTTCCTCAGGTACTTCACCGAATTCGCTGGGCTCAAGCCGAACGAAGACGTGCTCGACGTTGGATGTGGAATCGGGCGGATGGCCATTCCGCTCGCGAACTTCCTACGCCAGGGGCAGTATCGTGGAATTGACATCGTTCCTGCGGGGATCGAGTGGTGTCAGCAAAACATTACGCCGAAACACCCCAACTTCCGCTTCGAGCTTTCCGACATCAAGAACACGGCCTACAACCCAGACGGGCGCTACAAGGCCAGCGAATACCGCTTTCCCTTCGATGACCAGTCGTTCGACTTCGTCTTCTTGACCTCTGTCTTCACACATCTGGTACCAGAAGACGCAGAGAACTACCTTTCCGAGATCAGTCGCGTGCTACGGCCAGGTGGACGCCTTTTGGGGACCTGGTTCCTCTTGAACAGTGAGAGCCGGCAGCTCGTCGCCGCTGGGCGGGGGAGCCGACCCATCGTGTACGAGTTCAAGGGCAAAGAAGTCATGGTTGAGAATCCGGCTGTACCCGAGGCCGCCATTGCTTTCGACGAGGAGCTAATTCGCGGCATTCATGCCAAATACCAGCTGAGGCTGCAGGATGACATTCGCTTCGGAAAGTGGTGCGGACGGGAGGACTTCGTGAGCTACCAGGACATCATCGTCGCCCACAAAGCTCCATGA
- a CDS encoding glycosyltransferase family 2 protein — protein MASKYPAVSVCMATCNGSKYIPEQLGSIVPQLLEQDELIVSDDSSNDGTLEIVNRFKFPGLTILPDQKFSNPIFNFENALRHAKNDVLVLADQDDVWLPNKLNLIREKFVARTGSVFAIVLDGCVTDATGNEVHPSLFRRMGSGPGILKNIYDNTFLGCCMAFSRPTLEIALPFPSRIPMHDMWIGLVASAFGAVEFVPISTIRYRKHGQSLTDFRRDFRPITQIKRRILLSTYLANRVWERRRSAREG, from the coding sequence ATGGCGAGCAAATACCCGGCCGTCTCTGTGTGTATGGCCACGTGCAACGGGAGCAAATACATACCAGAACAGCTCGGCTCCATTGTTCCCCAATTGCTAGAGCAGGATGAGCTCATCGTCTCAGACGACTCCTCCAACGATGGGACGCTAGAGATTGTCAACAGGTTCAAGTTCCCTGGCCTCACGATCCTGCCGGACCAAAAGTTTTCCAACCCAATCTTCAACTTCGAGAATGCACTCCGACATGCGAAGAATGACGTGCTGGTACTGGCGGACCAAGACGATGTTTGGTTGCCCAACAAGCTCAACCTCATCCGAGAGAAGTTCGTGGCGAGAACGGGGTCAGTCTTTGCCATCGTTCTGGATGGGTGCGTCACGGATGCCACTGGGAACGAAGTCCATCCATCGCTATTTCGTCGTATGGGATCTGGTCCAGGCATCCTGAAGAACATTTACGACAACACATTTCTTGGTTGTTGTATGGCATTCTCGCGCCCCACCTTGGAGATCGCGCTACCGTTTCCCAGTCGCATTCCCATGCATGACATGTGGATCGGACTCGTCGCATCTGCATTCGGCGCGGTTGAGTTCGTACCCATAAGTACGATCAGATACCGCAAGCATGGGCAAAGCCTGACCGACTTCCGGCGCGATTTCCGGCCCATTACGCAGATTAAGCGACGTATTCTTCTGTCCACTTACCTTGCAAATCGCGTCTGGGAGCGCCGACGGAGCGCGCGCGAAGGATAG
- a CDS encoding oligosaccharide flippase family protein has product MKLLNGPRINVLWSVLGQVGFAALSWIVTVLLARADREGSLVGQFGLASAITLPVLVLCNLQLRTVVVSDARDEFQFSDYFGLRAIALSIAFFVMVAIATMGRFDRDTRLAILAISCIRVVDGVADIVHAYLQRFEQLRRMALSLLVRGLCTLGGVAVGLRLQGSLWASLALVAILLLAELLFLDSWAIRKTRSEAARRGHPWVALTPRFRRSHLKAIFKLSLPLALSGLVGAFATQLPIYVIEHEYGSETLGKFVVIYNPLLAMPIFVVAAFEGVLAQLSAAAATRNRALWLNLFSRLLAIAVSSALILIGGVKLFGRSFLHLVYGQNYAASADLFLLLSIGVGLGFINTILSACLLADRRFKSILILSLVQLPITTALILGLVNRLGVDGAAYALILGQILSMAAYGSMLLRSLYRKPTEWR; this is encoded by the coding sequence ATGAAGCTGTTGAATGGCCCCCGAATAAATGTCCTCTGGTCCGTGCTCGGACAGGTTGGCTTTGCCGCACTTTCCTGGATCGTTACCGTTTTGCTCGCTCGCGCGGATCGAGAGGGGAGTTTGGTCGGTCAGTTCGGTCTCGCATCAGCGATCACGTTGCCCGTCCTTGTTCTCTGCAACTTGCAGCTGAGAACGGTTGTCGTAAGTGATGCACGCGACGAATTTCAGTTCTCTGACTACTTTGGCCTGCGCGCTATAGCGCTCTCGATCGCCTTTTTCGTCATGGTCGCGATAGCGACCATGGGCCGCTTCGATAGGGACACGAGACTGGCGATTCTTGCCATATCCTGCATCAGAGTCGTCGACGGAGTGGCAGATATCGTTCATGCATATCTTCAACGCTTTGAGCAACTGCGTCGGATGGCGCTCTCGCTCCTCGTCCGGGGTTTATGCACTCTGGGGGGCGTTGCTGTCGGCTTACGGCTCCAAGGGAGTCTCTGGGCTTCCCTGGCGCTCGTTGCGATTCTTCTTTTGGCGGAACTCCTCTTCCTCGACAGTTGGGCGATTCGCAAGACTCGCTCCGAAGCAGCTCGGCGCGGCCATCCCTGGGTTGCGCTTACACCTCGGTTCCGACGGAGTCATCTCAAGGCAATCTTCAAGTTGTCTCTTCCCCTGGCCCTCTCTGGCTTGGTGGGTGCATTTGCGACCCAGCTGCCGATCTATGTGATCGAGCACGAATACGGCAGCGAAACACTTGGCAAGTTCGTCGTCATCTACAATCCGCTTTTGGCGATGCCCATTTTTGTCGTTGCGGCGTTCGAGGGCGTCCTTGCTCAACTCTCGGCGGCTGCGGCAACCAGGAACAGAGCTCTTTGGCTCAATCTTTTCAGTCGCCTCCTCGCGATAGCCGTCTCGTCTGCGCTCATTCTGATTGGCGGTGTCAAGCTCTTTGGGCGTTCTTTTTTGCACCTCGTATATGGACAAAATTACGCCGCGTCTGCGGACCTGTTCCTCCTCCTCTCGATAGGAGTAGGGCTGGGCTTCATCAACACGATCCTTTCTGCATGTTTGCTGGCCGATCGCCGATTCAAGTCCATTCTGATTCTTTCGCTCGTCCAACTGCCAATAACCACAGCCCTCATTCTTGGCTTGGTAAATCGCCTTGGGGTCGATGGAGCAGCCTATGCCCTGATTCTTGGTCAGATTCTCTCAATGGCGGCCTACGGGTCCATGCTCCTTCGCTCACTGTATCGCAAACCTACAGAGTGGCGGTGA
- a CDS encoding glycosyltransferase — protein sequence MPANSLGVPTVSIVMPCLNQRKFLPEAVDSVLQQSKIDVELLVLDPGSTDGSRQWLESIQAKYPERLRLVFEKDRGQSDAVNKGLSMARGPILGWLNSDDRLRPSTLETVVANLRPGMPEWLYGRCGVIDAEGRPAANAITVYKNLRGWTFSRFKLLQENFISQMAVFWTREMWDIAGGLDLERHLDMDYDLWLRFSSVTKPKVIKEYLADFRVHVAAKGTVDASRQLDAAFQTAKMHARGLGRRGSIALVIHRLLSKRTELAYRYIKPKR from the coding sequence ATGCCAGCGAACTCTCTTGGTGTGCCGACTGTTTCCATCGTTATGCCCTGTCTCAACCAGAGGAAGTTCCTGCCCGAGGCCGTCGATTCGGTCCTGCAGCAGTCAAAGATCGACGTTGAACTGCTGGTTCTCGATCCCGGTTCGACAGATGGTTCGAGGCAATGGCTCGAGTCGATACAGGCGAAGTACCCTGAGCGTCTCCGTCTCGTCTTCGAGAAGGACAGGGGGCAGTCGGACGCCGTCAACAAAGGGCTCTCGATGGCTCGCGGACCCATTCTGGGCTGGTTGAACTCTGATGACCGTCTGAGACCGAGCACACTCGAAACGGTCGTTGCAAATCTTCGACCTGGAATGCCAGAATGGCTTTATGGTCGCTGTGGCGTAATCGACGCCGAGGGTAGACCTGCAGCGAACGCCATAACGGTCTACAAGAACTTGCGTGGTTGGACGTTCTCGCGATTCAAACTGCTCCAGGAGAACTTCATTAGCCAAATGGCCGTCTTCTGGACTAGAGAAATGTGGGACATCGCTGGTGGTCTCGATTTAGAGAGACATCTGGATATGGACTACGATCTTTGGCTTCGATTCTCTAGCGTTACGAAGCCAAAGGTCATCAAGGAATATCTCGCTGATTTTCGTGTCCATGTGGCTGCCAAGGGCACTGTGGATGCGTCTCGCCAGCTCGATGCCGCATTTCAAACGGCCAAGATGCATGCGAGAGGTTTGGGACGGCGGGGCTCGATCGCTCTGGTGATTCATCGCTTGCTGAGCAAGCGAACTGAGCTTGCGTATCGATATATCAAGCCCAAAAGGTAA